From the genome of Streptomyces xanthophaeus:
GCCGCCGAGAAGGCCACCCCCGAGATCGTCGCCTTCATGATGAGCGAGTGCCGCGGCCTGATCTGCGCCCCCATGGAGGGCCCCGAGCTGGACCGGCTCGAACTCCCGCAGATGGTCCAGCACAACACCGAGTCGATGAAGACCGCCTTCACCGTCTCCGTCGACGCGAGCGCCGCCCACGGCGTCTCCACCGGCATCTCGGCCGCTGACCGGGCCACCACCCTGCGCCTGCTCGCCGACGGGGTCTCCGAGCCCGGTGACTTCGTCCGCCCCGGCCACATCTTCCCGCTGCGCGCCAAGCCCGGCGGCGTCCTGGTCCGCAACGGCCACACCGAGGCCGCCGTGGACCTCGCCCGCCTCGCGGGCCTGCGCCCGGCCGGCGCCATCGTGGAGATCGCCGGCGAGGACGGCGTCATGCTGCGCCTGCCCGAGCTGATCCCCTTCGCCCGCAAGCACGGCCTGACGATCATCTCCATCGAGGACCTGATCGCCTACCGCCGCTCCGCCGAGCCCACCGTGCGCCGCGAGGCCGAGGTCAGCCTGCCGACCGCCTTCGGCGAGTTCACCGCGTACGGCTACCGCTCCACCGTCGACGGGGTCGAGCACGTCGCCCTCGTCCACGGCGAGATCGGCGACGGCACCGACATGCTGGTCCGCATGCACTCCGAGTGCCTGACCGGCGACATCTTCGCCTCCCAGCGCTGCGACTGCGGTCCCCAGCTGCACGCCTCCATGGAACGCATCAAGACCGAGGGCCGCGGCATCGTCGTCTACCTGCGCGGCCACGAGGGCCGCGGCATCGGACTCCTGTCCAAGCTGCGCGCGTACGAGCTCCAGGAGCGCGGCCGCGACACCCTCGACGCCAACCTGGAGCTCGGCCTGCCCGCCGACGCCCGCGACTACGGCGCCGGCGCCCAGATCCTCGCCGACCTCGGCGTGCACGACGTCCGGCTGATGACCAACAACCCCGAGAAGTCCGAAGCCCTCGTCCGGCACGGCATCACGGTCACCAGCCGGGAGTCGATGCCGGTGGAGGCCGGCGAGCACAATCTGCGGTACCTGCGCACCAAGCGGGACCGGATGGGCCACGACCTGCCCTGGCTGGACGGGCCCGTGACCACCTCCGCCTGCGGCAACCAGTAGGCACGCACCACCACCCGTACACACGTCCACACCCACCCCACCCCACCCCACCACGAACCACCGAGGAGCAGAGCTGTGAGCGGCAAGGGCGCACCCGAACTGAGCGTGAAGAACTGCGGAGACCTCCGAGTCGCCGTGATCGCGGCCCAGTGGCACGAGAAGGTCATGGACGGACTGGTCGACGGAGCCCTGCGGGCCCTGCACGAGCTGGGCATCGACGAGCCCACCCTGCTCCGGGTCCCCGGCAGCTTCGAGCTCCCGGTCGTGGCGAAGGTACTGGCCGGTCGCGGTTACGATGCCATCGTCGCCCTCGGAGTGGTCATCCGCGGCGGCACCCCGCAC
Proteins encoded in this window:
- a CDS encoding bifunctional 3,4-dihydroxy-2-butanone-4-phosphate synthase/GTP cyclohydrolase II, translated to MTTLKPVPDIPEETFRLDPVEQAIRDIAAGRPVVVVDDEDRENEGDLVIAAEKATPEIVAFMMSECRGLICAPMEGPELDRLELPQMVQHNTESMKTAFTVSVDASAAHGVSTGISAADRATTLRLLADGVSEPGDFVRPGHIFPLRAKPGGVLVRNGHTEAAVDLARLAGLRPAGAIVEIAGEDGVMLRLPELIPFARKHGLTIISIEDLIAYRRSAEPTVRREAEVSLPTAFGEFTAYGYRSTVDGVEHVALVHGEIGDGTDMLVRMHSECLTGDIFASQRCDCGPQLHASMERIKTEGRGIVVYLRGHEGRGIGLLSKLRAYELQERGRDTLDANLELGLPADARDYGAGAQILADLGVHDVRLMTNNPEKSEALVRHGITVTSRESMPVEAGEHNLRYLRTKRDRMGHDLPWLDGPVTTSACGNQ
- the ribH gene encoding 6,7-dimethyl-8-ribityllumazine synthase, with the protein product MSGKGAPELSVKNCGDLRVAVIAAQWHEKVMDGLVDGALRALHELGIDEPTLLRVPGSFELPVVAKVLAGRGYDAIVALGVVIRGGTPHFDYVCQGVTQGLVQVSIDTGVPVGFGVLTCDNDEQALDRAGLEGSNEDKGHEAVTAAVSTAMTLRTVSEPWR